One window of Quercus robur chromosome 5, dhQueRobu3.1, whole genome shotgun sequence genomic DNA carries:
- the LOC126727819 gene encoding uncharacterized mitochondrial protein AtMg00310-like has translation MGVFLLPMKLHNELNSMCARFWWGNIGHDHKIHWMRWEKLTLPKSEGSMGFQDFRSFNLVMLAKQGCRLSQEPDSLLFKCFKARYFPHGHFLDAQDCPNSSYTWKSMMAAKPILAICWHVGNGASIRALHDPWIPNRPSWKIIHQPDLLELEDYTSA, from the coding sequence ATGGGGGTCTTTCTTTTGCCTATGAAATTGCATAATGAGTTGAACTCTATGTGTGCCCGGTTTTGGTGGGGTAATATTGGCCATGATCACAAAATCCATTGGATGAGATGGGAGAAGCTTACTTTGCCCAAGTCGGAGGGGAGTATGGGTTTTCAAGATTTTCGATCTTTTAATTTGGTTATGCTTGCTAAACAGGGATGTCGGTTGTCACAGGAGCCTGactctcttctttttaagtGTTTCAAAGCTCGGTATTTCCCTcatggtcattttttggatgcTCAGGATTGCCCAAACAGTTCTTACACTTGGAAAAGTATGATGGCAGCTAAACCTATTCTTGCTATTTGTTGGCATGTGGGGAATGGTGCGAGCATTCGTGCTCTTCATGATCCTTGGATTCCAAACCGGCCCTCTTGGAAGATTATACACCAACCTGATTTGTTGGAGTTGGAAGATTATACATCAGCCTAA